From the genome of Miscanthus floridulus cultivar M001 chromosome 10, ASM1932011v1, whole genome shotgun sequence, one region includes:
- the LOC136487600 gene encoding uncharacterized protein isoform X1: protein MESSSHKWAQEAVDLAAAAAGEAALPEVVDLTAAAGEAVLLETEDLLDMLEARQTVDAGVTQTEMDVGGDNGHREHHCSCPSLTTLSARYVYAGIFFLANIVAWVERENPITYFMGQRLSGCEGHRDCLAAEGVLIISLAFFLFFSIMFFSTVGTRTVQDRRNSWHFQWWWLKALLLLGCLVISVFIPSDGIQLYGKAAHFGAGVFLLVQLISVIRFITRLNYKWCQINIENHYLEVITTSVLAYSASIVGIILMFFWYKGCLVNITFIVTTLVLVCLMALISLLSKSKGFYMEPGLMGAYIVLLCWSAIKSEPDTSCFKKGKAGSGDNWITIISFIVELISITVATFSTGTDDYRCINFRNVVETVNDVPYGYGFFHFVFAMGSMYFGMLFVGWDTHHTSEKWSMDVGWTSTWVHIGNEHLAVISFVAVVIARIYGIGWLQQLLGKIFGIGGEQQENNNDAHHTEPEGYAVDNVPPQGSRATDPEGSATDNRPPQESHGTDLERSEMDDNGPPPSSSLMLAELLHTPLSPWSDSDEIVEVK from the exons ATGGAGAGCTCTTCTCACAAGTGGGCGCAGGAGGCGGtcgacctcgccgccgccgctgccggagaGGCCGCATTGCCCGAGGTGGTCGacctcaccgccgccgccggagagGCCGTGTTGCTGGAGACGGAGGACCTGCTCGACATGCTCGAGGCCCGTCAG ACTGTAGACGCTGGCGTGACGCAGACCGAGATGGACGTTGGTGGTGACAATGGACATAGAGAACACCATTGCTCCTGTCCGAGCCTAACAACACTGTCCGCGCGGTACGTCTATGCAGGGATCTTCTTTTTGGCCAACATCGTTGCATGGGTGGAAAGAGAAAACCCTATCACGTACTTCATGGGACAACGCCTCAGTGGCTGTGAGGGTCACCGTGACTGCCTTGCCGCTGAGGGTGTTTTAATCATAAGTCTTGCCTTCTTC CTCTTTTTCTCTATAATGTTCTTCTCCACCGTGGGCACGAGGACGGTGCAAGACCGTCGAAACTCGTGGCACTTCCAGTGGTGGTGGTTAAAGGCCCTCCTCTTGTTAGGCTGCCTCGTGATCTCAGTATTTATACCATCCGATGGGATTCAACTCTATG GTAAAGCTGCACACTTTGGAGCAGG GGTATTTCTTCTTGTTCAGCTCATAAGTGTCATCAGATTCATCACACGGCTGAACTACAAATGGTGCCAGATAAATATCGAAAATCA CTACCTTGAGGTGATCACGACCTCTGTCCTAGCCTATAGTGCCTCGATTGTAGGGATCATACTGATGTTCTTCTGGTACAAGGGCTGCTTGGTGAACATCACGTTCATTGTCACCACACTGGTCCTAGTGTGTCTTATGGCCCTAATCTCACTATTGTCAAAG TCGAAGGGATTCTACATGGAGCCAGGGCTAATGGGAGCATACATTGTGTTACTATGCTGGTCAGCAATTAAAAG TGAGCCAGACACAAGTTGCTTCAAGAAAGGAAAAGCTGGCTCAGGTGACAATTGGATAACCATAATT AGTTTTATTGTTGAATTGATCAGCATCACCGTAGCTACTTTTTCGACGGGCACTGATGACTACAGATGCATAAAT TTCAGGAACGTAGTAGAGACGGTAAACGACGTACCATATGGGTATGGGTTTTTCCATTTTGTCTTTGCTATGGGCTCCATGTACTTTGGCATGTTATTTGTCGGCTGGGACACACATCATACATCAGAAAA GTGGAGCATGGACGTCGGTTGGACCAGTACGTGGGTCCACATCGGCAACGAGCATCTAGCAGTGATATCTTTTG TAGCAGTAGTCATCGCTCGAATATATGGAATAGGTTGGCTCCAACAGCTGCTTGGGAAGATCTTTGGAATAGGTGGCGAGCAGCAGGAGAACAATAATGATGCCCATCACACAGAGCCTGAGGGATATGCGGTAGACAATGTGCCACCACAAGGATCCCGTGCCACAGATCCGGAGGGATCTGCGACGGACAATAGGCCACCACAGGAATCCCATGGCACAGATCTCGAAAGATCTGAGATGGATGACAACGGGCCACCACCGTCGTCGTCTTTGATGTTGGCAGAGCTACTCCATACACCACTGTCTCCATGGTCTGACAGTGATGAAATTGTGGAAGTGAAATAA
- the LOC136487600 gene encoding uncharacterized protein isoform X2 gives MATNEQNLEQTVDAGVTQTEMDVGGDNGHREHHCSCPSLTTLSARYVYAGIFFLANIVAWVERENPITYFMGQRLSGCEGHRDCLAAEGVLIISLAFFLFFSIMFFSTVGTRTVQDRRNSWHFQWWWLKALLLLGCLVISVFIPSDGIQLYGKAAHFGAGVFLLVQLISVIRFITRLNYKWCQINIENHYLEVITTSVLAYSASIVGIILMFFWYKGCLVNITFIVTTLVLVCLMALISLLSKSKGFYMEPGLMGAYIVLLCWSAIKSEPDTSCFKKGKAGSGDNWITIISFIVELISITVATFSTGTDDYRCINFRNVVETVNDVPYGYGFFHFVFAMGSMYFGMLFVGWDTHHTSEKWSMDVGWTSTWVHIGNEHLAVISFVAVVIARIYGIGWLQQLLGKIFGIGGEQQENNNDAHHTEPEGYAVDNVPPQGSRATDPEGSATDNRPPQESHGTDLERSEMDDNGPPPSSSLMLAELLHTPLSPWSDSDEIVEVK, from the exons ATGGCAACAAACGAGCAAAACCTGGAGCAG ACTGTAGACGCTGGCGTGACGCAGACCGAGATGGACGTTGGTGGTGACAATGGACATAGAGAACACCATTGCTCCTGTCCGAGCCTAACAACACTGTCCGCGCGGTACGTCTATGCAGGGATCTTCTTTTTGGCCAACATCGTTGCATGGGTGGAAAGAGAAAACCCTATCACGTACTTCATGGGACAACGCCTCAGTGGCTGTGAGGGTCACCGTGACTGCCTTGCCGCTGAGGGTGTTTTAATCATAAGTCTTGCCTTCTTC CTCTTTTTCTCTATAATGTTCTTCTCCACCGTGGGCACGAGGACGGTGCAAGACCGTCGAAACTCGTGGCACTTCCAGTGGTGGTGGTTAAAGGCCCTCCTCTTGTTAGGCTGCCTCGTGATCTCAGTATTTATACCATCCGATGGGATTCAACTCTATG GTAAAGCTGCACACTTTGGAGCAGG GGTATTTCTTCTTGTTCAGCTCATAAGTGTCATCAGATTCATCACACGGCTGAACTACAAATGGTGCCAGATAAATATCGAAAATCA CTACCTTGAGGTGATCACGACCTCTGTCCTAGCCTATAGTGCCTCGATTGTAGGGATCATACTGATGTTCTTCTGGTACAAGGGCTGCTTGGTGAACATCACGTTCATTGTCACCACACTGGTCCTAGTGTGTCTTATGGCCCTAATCTCACTATTGTCAAAG TCGAAGGGATTCTACATGGAGCCAGGGCTAATGGGAGCATACATTGTGTTACTATGCTGGTCAGCAATTAAAAG TGAGCCAGACACAAGTTGCTTCAAGAAAGGAAAAGCTGGCTCAGGTGACAATTGGATAACCATAATT AGTTTTATTGTTGAATTGATCAGCATCACCGTAGCTACTTTTTCGACGGGCACTGATGACTACAGATGCATAAAT TTCAGGAACGTAGTAGAGACGGTAAACGACGTACCATATGGGTATGGGTTTTTCCATTTTGTCTTTGCTATGGGCTCCATGTACTTTGGCATGTTATTTGTCGGCTGGGACACACATCATACATCAGAAAA GTGGAGCATGGACGTCGGTTGGACCAGTACGTGGGTCCACATCGGCAACGAGCATCTAGCAGTGATATCTTTTG TAGCAGTAGTCATCGCTCGAATATATGGAATAGGTTGGCTCCAACAGCTGCTTGGGAAGATCTTTGGAATAGGTGGCGAGCAGCAGGAGAACAATAATGATGCCCATCACACAGAGCCTGAGGGATATGCGGTAGACAATGTGCCACCACAAGGATCCCGTGCCACAGATCCGGAGGGATCTGCGACGGACAATAGGCCACCACAGGAATCCCATGGCACAGATCTCGAAAGATCTGAGATGGATGACAACGGGCCACCACCGTCGTCGTCTTTGATGTTGGCAGAGCTACTCCATACACCACTGTCTCCATGGTCTGACAGTGATGAAATTGTGGAAGTGAAATAA